In the genome of Deltaproteobacteria bacterium, the window ATGCCTCCCTCCTCTCCAAAAGACAGCAGGATACAAGTACCCTCTCTATAAGCCTTGACGGACAGCAGAAAGACCTTTTGAAACAGGGACATTAGAGGAATTGTCAGAGGTCATTCTTCAACCTTTTTCTTACCAAAGAGTCTTGCCAGTATAATACCTACTTCATAAAGCACAAGCATAGGCGCTGCCATAAGTAATTGGCTGAAGGCATCAGGTGTGGGGGTAAGGATTGCAGCGACAACAAAGATTAGCAGGACAGCATACTTCCTGTATTGTGTGAGCATCTTTACATCAACTATCCCTATTTTTGCCAGAAAAAATATAAGAAGCGGCATCTCAAATACTATGCCGAATGCAAGCAGGAACTTTGCAACAAAGGAGAAATACTCATTCATTGAAAGCATTGGTTTTAAAGAATCCGTTGCATAACTCAAGAAATATTTAAAACCTACAGGGAAAACAATATAGTATCCAAAGGTGGCGCCGCCTATAAAAAGGATTGTGGCAGACATGACAATCGGGAGTGCCCAGCTCCTTTCTTTTTCGTACAGGCCAGGTGATATGAACAGCCATATCTGGTAGAAGATAACAGGGCTTGCCAGAAATATCCCGCATATAAGTGCTATCTTCAGGTATGTAAAGAACGGCTCAATAACACCTGTAAAGACCATGAAGGCATTGCCTTGCGGCATTGCATCTATAAGTGGTCTTGACATGAAATCAAATGCCTCTTTTGAATAAAAGTATGCGATGCCAAAACCAATGCCTACGGCAATTACACAATTTATGAGTCTTTTTCTTAATTCAACGAGGTGAAGGGTAAAGGGAAGTCTCTCGTCAGGCTTTGCCAACTGGATTCCCTCCTGCGGTTTTATTCACATCCGATTTAACAGTATCTTTTGCAGTTGCAGTGCCGGACTGCTCCTGTTTTGCAGGAGGTGCATCAGGTTTTTCCAAGTCAACACTCACATCCTTTTCTATCTTTGACACACTGCTCTTTAAATCTTCTGTTGCCTTCTTGAACTCTCCAAATGCCCTGCCAAGTGCTGTTGCAATATCAGGGAGTTTATGGGGTCCGATAACTATTAGTCCAATTATAAGTATAACAATCAATTCTGGAAGTCCGATACCAAACATCTGTTTCTCCTTTTTTAGTCATAAACTAAAAGTGTTCATATTTTATATATATGAGTTAAATGATTTTGGCAAGGAATATTATGCAAAGAATACTATAATAAATGACAACTTTTTTTAAGACAACTTTTCCCCTTGACATTCTACAGAATGTAGAATATATTTAGAGACATGAAAAAAATATTATCAGTATTCGGGGCAGACAAAAGGGATTTTGAGGGTGTGCTCGGCAGTTTGGAAAGGGATGTTATGGATGCCCTTTGGGAAAAAGAGGAGGCTTCAGGCAGGGAGGTATATGAGCATCTTAAGTTCTCAAGGGATATTGCCATAACCACGGTTTTGACTGTTATAGAGAGGCTTGTAAAAAAAGGTCTTGTTAAAAAGACAAGGGGCGAGTCAACATATATTTATACACCTGCAAGTTCCAGAGAAGATTTCACACAGAATGTATCAAGGGATGTATTTAAAATGGTGATGCGGATGTCTTCATCCGATGCGGTTGCATCATTTGTTGATATTGTTGCTGATATAAGTCCAGAAGAACTTGACAGGCTGAGAAGACTTATTGATGAAAAGAAAAAGAAGATGGAACTGACAAAAGAGGTGTAGGATGCCTGATATAATTTTACAGTGCATGAGTATATTGTCAATGGCAAGTGTATATACTGTACGCGGTGCTGTTCTACTCTTTGTAACCGGCGTTATATACAGTCTTATAAAAAATAGTATTGTTGTCTTAAGTGCAGCAAGAAATATCAAGAGACTGCCTGTCAAGGACTATGGACTTGGGAC includes:
- a CDS encoding twin-arginine translocase TatA/TatE family subunit encodes the protein MFGIGLPELIVILIIGLIVIGPHKLPDIATALGRAFGEFKKATEDLKSSVSKIEKDVSVDLEKPDAPPAKQEQSGTATAKDTVKSDVNKTAGGNPVGKA
- the tatC gene encoding twin-arginine translocase subunit TatC, which produces MAKPDERLPFTLHLVELRKRLINCVIAVGIGFGIAYFYSKEAFDFMSRPLIDAMPQGNAFMVFTGVIEPFFTYLKIALICGIFLASPVIFYQIWLFISPGLYEKERSWALPIVMSATILFIGGATFGYYIVFPVGFKYFLSYATDSLKPMLSMNEYFSFVAKFLLAFGIVFEMPLLIFFLAKIGIVDVKMLTQYRKYAVLLIFVVAAILTPTPDAFSQLLMAAPMLVLYEVGIILARLFGKKKVEE
- a CDS encoding BlaI/MecI/CopY family transcriptional regulator; this encodes MKKILSVFGADKRDFEGVLGSLERDVMDALWEKEEASGREVYEHLKFSRDIAITTVLTVIERLVKKGLVKKTRGESTYIYTPASSREDFTQNVSRDVFKMVMRMSSSDAVASFVDIVADISPEELDRLRRLIDEKKKKMELTKEV